A window from Pseudomonas sp. MRSN 12121 encodes these proteins:
- a CDS encoding alginate O-acetyltransferase AlgF has product MTFTITPRRLAKAITLAAGMSVLSLPAFAGGDAALYGPTAPKGSSFVRIYNASNQEVSATVGSTNLNDVAPLASSDFSFMPGGDYTAKVGSQSVPVKLAADHYYTLVNNASGQPQLIEEPPFKNKQKSLVRVQNLSDKALTLKTADGKTDVVQSVAAKGRGEREINPVKVSFALYEGEKKVSDLKPVALERGEAAVLYVTGNGSSLSPVWVKRPVSTR; this is encoded by the coding sequence ATGACTTTCACTATCACTCCGCGTCGTCTCGCCAAGGCAATCACACTGGCTGCCGGCATGAGCGTCCTGTCCCTGCCCGCCTTCGCCGGCGGCGACGCCGCCCTCTACGGCCCCACCGCGCCGAAAGGCTCGTCCTTCGTGCGCATCTACAACGCCAGCAACCAGGAAGTCAGCGCCACCGTCGGCAGCACCAACCTCAACGACGTCGCGCCGCTGGCCAGCAGCGACTTCAGCTTCATGCCCGGCGGCGACTACACCGCCAAGGTCGGCAGCCAGAGCGTGCCGGTGAAGCTCGCCGCCGACCACTATTACACCCTGGTCAACAACGCCAGCGGCCAGCCGCAACTGATCGAGGAACCGCCGTTCAAGAACAAGCAGAAGTCCCTGGTCCGCGTGCAGAACCTGAGCGACAAGGCCCTGACCCTGAAGACCGCCGACGGCAAGACCGATGTGGTCCAGTCGGTGGCCGCCAAGGGCCGTGGCGAACGGGAAATCAACCCGGTGAAAGTCAGCTTCGCGCTGTACGAGGGCGAGAAGAAAGTCAGCGACCTCAAGCCCGTCGCCCTGGAGCGCGGCGAGGCCGCGGTGCTCTACGTCACCGGCAATGGCAGCAGCCTGTCGCCCGTCTGGGTCAAGCGCCCGGTGTCGACCCGCTGA
- a CDS encoding alginate O-acetyltransferase, giving the protein MTRSLRILYIALFLVLLLALGLWSVRSFFGFSTSNDATVLNGRWAKAVETHYDDEFPIKRLGTNLWAALDFKLFNEGRPGVVLGRDQWLYSDEEFHPVVNEELNLQGNYALVEGVRQTLKERGVKLVMAIVPAKVRLYPEHLGDVQPARIHANLYQDFHARVAADKILAPDLLGPLQQAKQNGQQVFLRTDTHWTPAGAEIAANQLARAIADKAPLMGQPQRFVTEAEQTVVHKGDLRLFLPLDPLFENLMPAKEALQKRVTRAADDQPAADDALFADNEVPVALVGTSYSANPSWNFVGALKQALHSDVVSYAEDGHGPILPMLSYLKSDAFKNSPPQVLIWEFPERYLPVNNEIGDADPQWVAELKQAGARQQNLAINNKSETPDRAQN; this is encoded by the coding sequence ATGACCCGCTCATTACGCATCCTCTACATCGCCCTGTTCCTGGTGCTGCTGTTGGCCCTGGGCCTGTGGTCGGTGCGCAGCTTCTTCGGCTTCAGCACCAGCAACGACGCCACCGTGCTCAACGGCCGCTGGGCCAAGGCCGTGGAAACCCACTACGACGACGAGTTCCCGATCAAGCGCCTGGGCACCAACCTGTGGGCCGCCCTGGACTTCAAACTGTTCAACGAAGGCCGTCCGGGCGTGGTGCTCGGCCGCGACCAGTGGCTGTACAGCGACGAAGAGTTCCATCCGGTGGTCAACGAAGAACTCAACCTGCAAGGCAACTACGCGCTGGTCGAAGGCGTGCGCCAGACCCTCAAGGAGCGAGGCGTGAAACTGGTGATGGCGATCGTGCCGGCCAAGGTGCGGCTGTACCCGGAACATCTGGGCGACGTCCAGCCGGCCCGTATCCACGCCAACCTCTACCAGGATTTCCATGCCCGCGTGGCGGCCGACAAGATCCTCGCCCCCGACCTGCTCGGGCCCCTGCAACAGGCCAAGCAGAACGGCCAGCAAGTATTCCTGCGCACCGACACCCACTGGACCCCGGCCGGCGCCGAAATCGCCGCCAATCAGCTGGCCCGGGCGATTGCCGACAAGGCGCCGCTGATGGGCCAGCCGCAACGCTTCGTCACCGAAGCCGAGCAGACCGTGGTGCACAAGGGCGACCTGCGCCTGTTCCTGCCCCTGGACCCGCTATTCGAGAACCTGATGCCGGCCAAGGAAGCCCTGCAGAAACGCGTGACCCGCGCCGCCGACGACCAGCCGGCCGCCGACGACGCGCTGTTCGCCGACAACGAAGTGCCGGTGGCCCTGGTGGGCACCAGCTACAGCGCCAACCCCAGCTGGAACTTCGTCGGCGCGCTCAAGCAGGCGCTGCACAGCGATGTCGTCAGCTATGCCGAGGACGGCCACGGCCCGATCCTGCCGATGCTCAGCTACCTGAAAAGCGACGCCTTCAAGAACAGCCCGCCCCAGGTGCTGATCTGGGAATTTCCCGAACGATATCTGCCGGTCAACAACGAAATCGGCGACGCCGACCCGCAGTGGGTCGCAGAGCTCAAACAAGCCGGCGCGCGCCAACAGAACCTAGCCATCAACAACAAATCCGAGACGCCCGATCGGGCGCAAAACTGA
- a CDS encoding MBOAT family protein: MVFSSNVFLFLFLPIFLGLYYLSGQRYRNLLLLIASYVFYAWWRVDFLALFAGVTLWNYWIGLKVGAAGVRTKPAQRWLLLGVAVDLCILGYFKYANFGVDSINAIMTSMGLEPFILTHVLLPIGISFYIFESISYIIDVYRGDTPATRNLIDFAAFVAIFPHLIAGPVLRFRDLADQFNNRTHTLDKFSEGCTRFMQGFIKKVFIADTLAVVADHCFALQNPTTGDAWLGALAYTAQLYFDFSGYSDMAIGLGLMMGFRFMENFKQPYISQSITEFWRRWHISLSTWLRDYLYITLGGNRKGTLITYRNLFLTMLLGGLWHGANFTYIVWGAWHGMWLAIEKALGINTTPRSLNPIRWALTFLLVVMGWVIFRAENLHVAGRMYGAMFSFGDWSLSELNRASLTGLQVATLVVAYATLAFFGLRDLYRNPAPVKRKPEAATSADGPATAQPGLIKAVPGDAPGSIHQPGYTVGVEAQVQPAYWVADWPRYAMRALVLLLFIASILKLSAQSFSPFLYFQF, encoded by the coding sequence ATGGTTTTCTCATCCAATGTGTTCCTGTTCCTGTTCTTGCCGATCTTTCTCGGCTTGTACTACCTGAGCGGGCAACGCTACCGCAACCTGCTGCTGCTGATCGCCAGCTACGTGTTCTACGCCTGGTGGCGGGTGGACTTCCTGGCGCTGTTCGCCGGCGTCACCCTGTGGAACTACTGGATCGGCCTGAAAGTCGGCGCCGCCGGCGTGCGCACCAAGCCGGCCCAGCGCTGGCTGCTGCTCGGCGTGGCAGTGGACCTGTGCATCCTCGGCTACTTCAAGTACGCCAATTTCGGCGTGGACAGCATCAACGCGATCATGACCTCCATGGGCCTGGAACCCTTCATCCTGACCCACGTGCTGCTGCCGATCGGGATCTCGTTCTACATCTTCGAGTCCATCAGCTACATCATCGACGTCTACCGCGGCGACACCCCGGCGACCCGCAACCTGATCGACTTCGCGGCGTTCGTGGCGATCTTCCCGCACCTGATCGCCGGCCCCGTGCTGCGCTTTCGCGACCTGGCCGACCAGTTCAACAACCGCACCCACACCCTGGACAAGTTCTCCGAAGGCTGCACGCGCTTCATGCAGGGCTTCATCAAGAAAGTGTTCATCGCCGACACCCTGGCGGTGGTCGCCGACCATTGCTTCGCCCTGCAGAACCCGACCACGGGCGACGCCTGGCTCGGCGCCCTGGCCTACACCGCGCAGCTGTACTTCGACTTCTCCGGCTACAGCGACATGGCCATCGGCCTGGGGTTGATGATGGGCTTCCGCTTCATGGAGAACTTCAAGCAGCCCTACATCAGCCAGTCGATCACCGAGTTCTGGCGGCGCTGGCACATCAGCCTTTCCACCTGGCTGCGCGACTACCTGTACATCACCCTGGGCGGCAACCGCAAAGGCACCCTGATCACCTACCGCAACCTGTTCCTGACCATGCTGCTGGGCGGCCTGTGGCACGGCGCGAACTTCACCTACATCGTCTGGGGCGCGTGGCACGGCATGTGGCTGGCGATCGAGAAAGCCCTGGGCATCAACACCACTCCGCGCAGCCTGAACCCGATCCGCTGGGCGCTGACCTTCCTGCTGGTGGTGATGGGCTGGGTGATCTTCCGCGCCGAGAACCTGCACGTGGCCGGGCGCATGTACGGCGCCATGTTCAGCTTCGGCGACTGGTCGCTGTCGGAACTCAACCGCGCCAGCCTCACCGGCCTGCAAGTGGCGACCCTGGTCGTGGCCTACGCCACCCTGGCGTTCTTCGGCCTGCGCGACCTGTACCGCAACCCGGCGCCGGTCAAGCGCAAGCCTGAGGCCGCGACCTCGGCCGACGGCCCGGCGACCGCCCAACCCGGCCTGATCAAGGCGGTGCCGGGCGATGCCCCGGGCAGCATCCACCAGCCGGGCTACACCGTGGGCGTCGAAGCCCAGGTCCAGCCGGCCTACTGGGTCGCCGACTGGCCGCGCTACGCCATGCGCGCCCTGGTACTGCTGCTGTTCATCGCCTCGATTCTCAAACTCTCGGCGCAAAGCTTCTCGCCGTTCCTTTACTTCCAGTTCTGA
- a CDS encoding mannuronate-specific alginate lyase, whose product MQSTTLKQLLAPSLLSLALIAGATQAAAPLRPPQGYYAAVDKFKSGDSSEGCDAMPAPYTGSLQFRSKYEGSDKARATLNVQSEKAFRDSTADITKIERGTSKRVMQFMRDGRPEQLDCTLGWLTAWAQADALMSRDFNHTGKSMRKWALGSMASAYLRLKFSDSHPLDTHQKEAQQIETWFSKMADQVVSDWDNLPLDKTNNHSYWAAWSVMATAVATNRRDLFDWAVKEYKVGANQVDADGFLPNELKRQQRALAYHNYALPPLAMIASFAQVNGVDLRQENNGALKRLGERVLAGVKDPEQFEEKNGKEQDMTDLKVDSKFAWLEPFCSLYTCAPDVLERKHKMQPFKTFRLGGDLTKVYDPAFDKGKKGS is encoded by the coding sequence ATGCAAAGCACAACGCTGAAACAGTTACTGGCACCGAGCCTGCTGAGCCTGGCACTGATCGCCGGCGCCACCCAGGCCGCGGCGCCCCTGCGTCCGCCGCAGGGCTATTACGCGGCGGTGGATAAATTCAAGAGCGGCGACAGCAGCGAAGGCTGCGACGCCATGCCCGCGCCATATACCGGCTCGCTGCAGTTTCGCAGCAAGTACGAAGGTTCGGACAAGGCCCGCGCCACCCTCAACGTGCAGTCGGAAAAGGCCTTTCGCGACAGCACCGCCGACATCACCAAGATCGAGCGCGGCACCAGCAAGCGGGTGATGCAGTTCATGCGCGACGGCCGCCCGGAGCAGCTGGACTGCACCCTGGGCTGGCTGACGGCCTGGGCCCAGGCGGACGCCTTGATGTCCCGGGACTTCAACCACACCGGCAAGTCGATGCGCAAATGGGCCTTGGGCAGCATGGCCTCGGCCTACCTGCGCCTGAAGTTCTCCGACTCGCACCCGCTGGACACCCACCAGAAGGAAGCGCAACAGATCGAGACCTGGTTCAGCAAGATGGCCGACCAGGTGGTCAGCGACTGGGACAACCTGCCGCTGGACAAGACCAACAACCATTCCTACTGGGCCGCCTGGTCGGTGATGGCCACCGCCGTGGCGACCAACCGCCGCGACCTGTTCGACTGGGCCGTGAAGGAATACAAGGTCGGCGCCAACCAGGTCGATGCCGACGGTTTCCTGCCCAACGAGCTCAAGCGCCAGCAACGCGCCCTGGCCTATCACAACTACGCCCTGCCGCCGCTGGCGATGATCGCCAGCTTCGCCCAGGTCAACGGCGTCGACCTGCGCCAGGAAAACAACGGCGCGCTGAAACGCCTCGGCGAGCGGGTCCTGGCCGGGGTGAAGGACCCCGAGCAGTTCGAAGAAAAGAACGGCAAGGAACAGGACATGACCGACCTCAAGGTCGACTCGAAATTCGCCTGGCTCGAACCTTTCTGCAGCCTCTACACCTGCGCCCCGGACGTACTGGAGCGCAAGCACAAGATGCAGCCGTTCAAGACCTTCCGCCTGGGCGGCGACCTGACCAAGGTCTACGACCCGGCCTTCGACAAGGGCAAGAAAGGCTCTTAG